In Dyadobacter sp. NIV53, a single window of DNA contains:
- a CDS encoding isoamylase early set domain-containing protein: MALTKQFVKSKSVYKVTFTVPAEAAVETKKVALVGEFNGWNPEEGIALKKQKDGSFKGTLELGAGEYQFKYILDDAKWENDWEADKYVPAGVDATAENSVVVL, from the coding sequence ATGGCATTAACTAAGCAATTTGTAAAAAGTAAATCTGTTTACAAAGTTACATTTACAGTACCTGCAGAAGCAGCAGTTGAAACAAAAAAAGTAGCGCTTGTAGGTGAATTTAACGGATGGAATCCGGAGGAAGGCATCGCTTTGAAAAAACAAAAAGACGGTTCATTTAAAGGAACTCTTGAACTTGGTGCAGGAGAATACCAGTTCAAATATATCCTTGACGATGCAAAATGGGAAAACGACTGGGAAGCCGATAAATACGTTCCTGCCGGTGTAGATGCTACTGCTGAAAACTCGGTAGTTGTGTTGTAA
- a CDS encoding hydroxypyruvate isomerase family protein, giving the protein MLRRNFVKSTLGVAGAAIAAGETFANPTGTLAPNKFKLKYASHFGMFQNSVGKDVIDQLKFMADQGFMALEDNGMMGRPVEEQEKIAKEMLRLKMEMGVFVVDKGGNGANTLAAGKKENIDIFLNGCRKAVEVAKRVNAKWMTVVPGDFERNLPIGVQTGHVIDALRRGAEILEPAGLVMVLEPLSDSPNLFLRTSDQTYEICRGVNSKSCKILYDIYHMQKNEGRLIHNIDMTWSEIDYFQIGDEPGRNEPTTGEINYKNIFKYIYDRSKKENKSFIMGMEHGVSQKGKEGETALIKAYVDSDNFAM; this is encoded by the coding sequence ATGCTCCGCAGAAATTTTGTGAAATCTACATTAGGGGTGGCTGGCGCTGCAATTGCAGCAGGTGAAACTTTTGCCAATCCTACTGGAACACTTGCTCCGAATAAATTTAAACTTAAATATGCCTCACATTTTGGTATGTTCCAGAATAGTGTAGGGAAAGATGTAATTGATCAGTTGAAATTCATGGCTGACCAGGGATTCATGGCATTGGAAGACAATGGTATGATGGGCCGGCCCGTAGAAGAGCAGGAGAAAATAGCTAAGGAAATGCTTCGTTTGAAGATGGAAATGGGCGTTTTTGTAGTAGATAAAGGTGGAAATGGGGCCAATACACTGGCAGCAGGTAAAAAAGAAAATATTGATATTTTTTTAAATGGCTGCCGGAAAGCTGTGGAAGTTGCCAAGCGCGTCAACGCCAAATGGATGACAGTTGTACCTGGTGATTTCGAACGTAATCTGCCGATTGGAGTACAAACCGGACATGTAATTGATGCACTTCGCCGTGGGGCAGAAATATTGGAACCGGCCGGACTGGTAATGGTTCTGGAACCACTGAGTGATTCCCCTAATTTGTTTTTACGTACTTCCGATCAGACTTACGAAATTTGCCGTGGCGTAAACAGTAAATCTTGTAAAATACTGTACGACATTTACCACATGCAAAAAAACGAAGGCCGTCTTATTCACAATATTGACATGACCTGGAGTGAAATTGATTATTTTCAGATAGGAGACGAACCAGGCCGCAATGAGCCGACCACGGGAGAAATCAACTATAAAAATATATTTAAGTATATCTACGACCGTAGCAAAAAAGAAAATAAATCATTCATCATGGGAATGGAGCATGGCGTTTCCCAAAAAGGAAAAGAGGGAGAAACCGCTCTCATCAAAGCTTACGTTGACAGCGATAACTTTGCAATGTAA
- a CDS encoding PVC-type heme-binding CxxCH protein, with protein MKQFKFNKITVLIAVIICSSFTRGFCQAPDSLVIIHPDSIYAHLSESEKRFTINAVAGLDIAEGLEATLFAAEPNLTNPTNIDVDHRGRVWVLEGYNYRPAVNGKSELGMGDRILILEDKDGDGKADITKVFYQGSEINAPSGIWVMGNKVIVSQSPYVWLFTDTNGDDKADKKEVLFKGIGGVQNDAGIHAFVFGPDGKFYFNYGNAGRQLVDGQDRPLLDKYERPINFRQYKQGVVFRCDQDFRKVEILAENFRNGFEVAVDSYGTMWQSDQEEPGNGSDRVSYVMENGNFGYIDEMNGNSWRVNRTNLEDEIPRRHWHQNDPGVVPNLLQTGSGFPMGMTVYEGNLLPRRFWDQVILADAGQNALNSFPVADDGAGYKSTGILPVMEGKRDKWFRPSDVCVAPDGSLIVSDWYDPVIGGNKMKDKSRGRLYRIAPPGVPYRIPVYDLTSPAEAVKALQSPNLSMRYMAWNACVKLGWEAETELENLFRQYDGNPRLRARALWVLNNIEGFNYRNLDIGFRELNPNLRIVALRAVRQRNSDPTEYIKRLTADPNPQVRRECALAINHNHTYEALDVWLQLAQQYKGNDRWSVEALSIGAIGQWERIFPAWLAKTGANPERSPAGKDIIWLARTRKAIPFLTTLASDTAVNFKSRLKYFRAFDFFHAGYEKSQALLHVMTVPSSDRIEVSKLALLHLDKSFVSNSQQGLTALNKLLDETYGTGDYIELVTRYQPDSENDRLFDLALSKSDEVIGRDAGGLLLEQAGLSYVSEKLETLNDKKKVALLASIQTVGSTEAVYLLRSAALNTNDPVSVRSSAARYLGGSWPGEESVVKLLKGNQIDGEVKEAALEGVKNAFREEIKKELAPYFPQPVEEVIASPVEIKTKKEKRKKKRNT; from the coding sequence TTGAAACAATTTAAATTTAATAAAATTACTGTATTAATTGCAGTAATTATTTGCTCTTCTTTTACCCGCGGTTTTTGCCAAGCACCTGATTCACTGGTAATAATTCATCCTGACAGCATTTATGCACATCTTTCGGAATCTGAAAAAAGATTTACGATCAATGCGGTTGCAGGACTTGACATTGCAGAAGGGTTGGAAGCAACGCTGTTTGCAGCTGAACCAAACCTGACCAATCCAACAAATATTGATGTAGACCACCGGGGCAGGGTTTGGGTTTTGGAAGGTTACAATTACCGGCCTGCCGTAAACGGTAAATCCGAGTTAGGTATGGGTGATCGTATCCTGATCCTTGAAGATAAAGACGGAGATGGCAAAGCAGATATTACTAAAGTATTTTACCAGGGATCTGAAATAAATGCTCCATCCGGAATATGGGTGATGGGCAATAAAGTGATCGTTTCCCAAAGTCCGTATGTATGGCTTTTTACAGATACAAACGGAGATGATAAAGCGGATAAAAAAGAAGTACTGTTTAAAGGAATTGGAGGAGTTCAGAACGATGCAGGTATTCATGCGTTCGTATTTGGGCCGGATGGAAAGTTCTATTTCAATTATGGCAATGCAGGCAGGCAGCTCGTAGACGGGCAGGACCGGCCGTTACTGGATAAATATGAAAGGCCAATCAATTTCAGGCAATATAAACAAGGTGTGGTTTTCCGGTGTGACCAGGATTTCAGAAAAGTAGAAATTCTGGCAGAAAACTTTCGGAATGGGTTTGAAGTGGCCGTTGACAGTTACGGAACTATGTGGCAGTCGGATCAGGAAGAGCCGGGAAATGGCAGTGACAGGGTTTCTTATGTCATGGAGAACGGGAATTTTGGATATATTGATGAGATGAACGGTAACAGCTGGCGTGTTAACAGGACCAATCTGGAAGATGAAATTCCGAGACGCCACTGGCACCAGAACGATCCTGGCGTAGTACCAAATCTGTTACAGACAGGTTCCGGTTTCCCAATGGGCATGACGGTTTACGAGGGAAATTTACTGCCACGCCGCTTTTGGGATCAGGTTATCTTAGCTGATGCAGGCCAAAATGCTTTAAATTCATTTCCCGTTGCAGACGACGGTGCTGGATACAAATCAACTGGTATTCTGCCGGTTATGGAAGGTAAGCGCGATAAATGGTTCCGGCCTTCTGATGTTTGTGTAGCGCCCGACGGATCTTTGATTGTGTCAGACTGGTATGATCCGGTAATAGGAGGAAATAAAATGAAGGATAAAAGCAGGGGCAGATTATACCGGATTGCGCCTCCGGGTGTGCCCTATAGAATTCCCGTATATGATTTGACGTCTCCTGCGGAAGCGGTAAAAGCATTACAAAGCCCTAATTTATCCATGCGTTATATGGCGTGGAATGCTTGTGTTAAATTGGGCTGGGAAGCTGAAACAGAGTTGGAAAACCTGTTTCGCCAATATGATGGAAATCCTCGTTTGCGAGCTCGTGCATTATGGGTTTTGAATAATATTGAAGGATTTAATTACCGGAACCTGGATATTGGATTCAGAGAACTTAATCCGAATCTGAGAATTGTTGCTCTTCGTGCTGTTCGCCAGCGCAACAGTGACCCGACTGAATATATCAAAAGGTTGACAGCCGACCCAAACCCACAGGTTCGTCGTGAATGTGCCCTGGCCATCAATCATAACCATACGTATGAAGCCCTGGATGTCTGGCTGCAATTAGCCCAGCAATATAAAGGGAATGATCGTTGGTCGGTAGAAGCGCTGAGTATCGGTGCTATAGGTCAATGGGAGCGGATTTTTCCTGCCTGGCTGGCAAAAACCGGTGCAAATCCTGAGCGCTCACCAGCTGGGAAAGACATTATCTGGCTGGCACGTACCCGGAAGGCAATTCCTTTTCTGACTACTTTGGCATCCGATACAGCAGTGAATTTTAAGAGCAGGTTAAAATATTTCCGTGCATTTGATTTTTTTCATGCAGGTTATGAAAAATCCCAGGCATTGCTTCATGTAATGACCGTGCCGTCGTCGGATCGTATTGAAGTAAGCAAACTGGCATTATTACATTTGGATAAATCCTTTGTTAGTAACTCTCAGCAGGGATTAACAGCCCTGAATAAATTGCTGGACGAAACCTACGGAACCGGGGATTATATTGAACTGGTAACCCGGTACCAGCCTGATTCGGAAAATGACCGGTTATTTGACCTTGCTTTGTCTAAATCTGATGAAGTAATTGGCCGGGATGCAGGAGGATTACTTCTTGAACAGGCGGGTCTGTCTTACGTTTCTGAAAAGCTGGAAACTTTAAACGATAAGAAAAAAGTGGCGTTACTGGCGTCTATTCAGACAGTGGGAAGTACTGAGGCCGTATACCTGCTAAGATCTGCTGCATTAAATACCAATGATCCGGTTTCAGTTCGTTCAAGCGCTGCGCGATATTTGGGAGGAAGCTGGCCCGGTGAAGAGTCTGTTGTGAAATTATTAAAAGGAAATCAGATAGACGGAGAAGTGAAAGAAGCTGCGCTGGAAGGAGTGAAAAATGCTTTCAGAGAAGAAATAAAAAAAGAACTGGCTCCTTATTTCCCGCAGCCGGTAGAAGAAGTCATTGCCTCACCGGTTGAAATTAAAACCAAAAAAGAAAAACGTAAAAAGAAAAGAAACACTTAA